The Deltaproteobacteria bacterium GWA2_45_12 DNA window ATTTATTTGAAAAGGAGCTAAAGCATAGAAAGGTCGTCGGCTATTGAGCAAGGTTTCAATCACTTGTCTTCGTTTTGTTTTTGGAAGAAGAGGGCGAGTATGCTCTTGTTCTATACGTTTTTCTATAATGGCAGAGGATGTGTTTAAATTAATCCATAGCCCTCTTTTTAAAAGAGCTCGATTTTGAGCTCTTAGGACAATCCCCCCGCCTGTGCTGATAACAGCAGGTGCATTGTTCACAAGATTGAGAAGCAATTTTGTTTCTTCATCTCTGAAGAAAGCTTCCCCTTTTTTCTTAAAGATTGTGGCGATTTTTGATTTTAGTTTTTTTTCTAAAACAGCATCCATGTCGATAAAGGGACGGTTCAATTTTTGAGCCAATGCCAGGCCAATGGTTGATTTGCCCGTTCCCATAAAACCAGTCAGAAAAATGGATTTGTTTTTAAGAGATGGGGAAAGATCGTGCACAGGTTTAAGATGATGATGGATTCATTTTTGTTAGTAAATCGAAATCATGCAGCCAAGTTTAAACAAGGACTTGTCTCCCTATTTAAAATTGGAATGCGATGATGGCCTTTGGAAAAATCAATTGTCGGGAAAAACAGAATTTTTTTCTGTCAGTTTAAGCCCCAAGGCAAGAATGATTTTTCTTTTGGTATCCATGCGACAAGGGAGCCCCGATTCAACCCGATCAATGGTTAAAGGGGAAAGGCTGGCTTTGCGGCCTAGTTCCGCTTTACTGATAAGAAGGTCTTCACGGATTTTGCGCACATTGTTTTGTATTTTTTCAAAGCTCATAAAAGTAAAAAGACAAAAGTGTCTAATTTGTTCAAAATGTAAAAGAATCAATAGTTAAGGTCAAGTAATTTGTGTTAATTTAAACCGAAGTTAAGCCTAATTATATTAAATTATATATAATTATATGTTTTTTTGAGGACCTTTAAATTTACTTTAGTGAATAAGCAGGGAAAGGTACCATTCCATGATTTCGCGGCCGTAGAAAAAATAAAGGGCGGCGGCGGCAGCCAAGAAGGGACCATAGGGAATGATAAGGGGTTCATCTGATTTGTTACGTGAAATAAGGATATATAAGATGGCATAAACAATGGCCAATAAGGAACTCATCAAAAAGACAAAGAGCACGGCTCTCCAACCCAAAAAAGCCCCGATCATGGCGGCTAGTTTGACATCCCCCCCACCCATGCCTTCGCGTTTCCGGATCCATGAATAAGCCTGGCCGATGACGAGCAAGCTTCCCCCTCCGGCCAAGATACCTACCAAAGAAAATGTAAGGGCTTGTTCCCATGCCGGTCCCATAAAAAAGAGGGTGACCAAAATGCCGACGGGAATGCCAGGAAGTGAAATGACATCGGGGATGATTTTGTGCTCAAAATCGATAAAGGAAATGGCGATGAGGGGGGCGATGAACAATAAAAACCAGATAAGATAAGTTTTAAAATCATAGCCCACGCGAATAAAAACCATCAGCGCCAAAAAGGCCGTGACAGCTTCGACCATGGGATATCGAAAACTGATTTTTGCTTTGCAATGATGGCAGTGCCCACCCAAAAATAGAAAGCTCATGACAGGGATATTTTCATACCAATTAATTTGATGCCGACAACTTGTGCAGAAAGACCTGCCCCCAACTCCCATGTTTCGCGGAAGACGGAAAATAACGACGTTTAAAAATGAGCCGATGATAAGGCCCAAGAGCAATACCTGAAGAATAAAAAACCACTGGGGAATCATGAATGAAACGGATGTTCTCATTAAAGTGGGTAGGCGCCAAGGGATTTTTGCACATCATTTGACATCATTTTAATCTATGTGTTACATCCGGCCTTCATGATTACCCTTAAAGAAGTCGAAAAAATAGCCCATCTTTCAAAGCTTTCATTATCGGAAAGTGAAAAACAAAAATTTGTTGTCGAGTTGGGGAATATTTTGGGATTTGTTGAAAAATTAGATCAACTCGATCTCAAAAATGTGGCGGCCACTTCCCATGCCGTGGAGGTGACCAATGTTTTTCGTGAGGATAAAATTGTAAATACAAATGTAAAAGAGAAGGCGCTGGCGATGGCCCCTGAAGCCGAGGGAGATTTTTTTAGGGTTCCTAAAGTCTTATGATGGAAAAAGAATTACTTCAAAAATCAATCCATGAAATTGCTCCCAAGTTAAAAAATAGGGAAATTTCGGCGCATGAGTTGGCTCGCTTTCAAATTGAACGCATTGAAAGTCTTGATTCCAAGCTTGGAGCTTATCTTCACATCTGCAAGGAAAAAGCCTTAACACAGGCTAAAGCAATCGATGAAAAAATTGCGAAGGGAAATTATACCGGTCCTCTGATGGGCATCCCCTTGGGGCCCAAGGATATTTATTTAACAGAAGGAATCCCTACCACCTGCGCTTCCAAAATCTTGGAGGGTTATGTTCCTCCCTATAACAGTACGGTCATCCAAAAACTTCTTGAGAGTGGCATGGTGATTGT harbors:
- a CDS encoding asparaginyl/glutamyl-tRNA amidotransferase subunit C produces the protein MITLKEVEKIAHLSKLSLSESEKQKFVVELGNILGFVEKLDQLDLKNVAATSHAVEVTNVFREDKIVNTNVKEKALAMAPEAEGDFFRVPKVL
- a CDS encoding transcriptional regulator; translated protein: MSFEKIQNNVRKIREDLLISKAELGRKASLSPLTIDRVESGLPCRMDTKRKIILALGLKLTEKNSVFPDN